One segment of Streptomyces sp. YIM 121038 DNA contains the following:
- a CDS encoding cytochrome P450: METAHAPVLAPGALPLLGHALALSAPLRFLRSLPAHGDLVEVRVGPLRAVVVCDPALTHQVLLNDRVFDKGGLVLKRGREIAGNGLGTCAHRDHRRQRRLVQPAFHRHRMPHYASVMVRQASEVMNAWRPGQIIDVLDEMGTVSIRSIAAAVSAALPPGRADSLIADYFSLEQVLYRRMLTPPPFDRLPTPGKRRYDRARARLQQTVQEIIAVHREGKPDRGDLMSMLLLARVAPSDTDDGRRLSDREVSDQIVSFFLAGAKTVAETLSWSAHLVATHPEVRQRLHAEVDTVMSASVPLYGDLHRLKTTENIVKETLRLYPAAALTRTTTTATELGRYRLRAGTTVVYSPYLLHRHPGLFPDPEHFRPERWLSIPAADARAVYLPFAAGPRKCIGDTFGFMECTLVLAMLAARWQLEPVGDSDSSPVFGATLRPRRLRMRLIARTGTEDEPPASPA, translated from the coding sequence ATGGAAACGGCACACGCCCCTGTCCTCGCACCCGGGGCACTGCCCCTTCTCGGGCACGCCCTGGCGCTCAGCGCCCCGCTGCGATTCCTGCGGTCCCTGCCTGCCCACGGCGACCTGGTGGAGGTGAGGGTCGGTCCGCTGCGGGCCGTGGTGGTCTGCGATCCCGCGCTCACCCACCAGGTCCTCCTCAATGACCGGGTGTTCGACAAGGGAGGCCTGGTGCTCAAACGAGGCCGGGAGATCGCCGGCAACGGGCTGGGCACCTGTGCCCACCGCGACCACCGGCGCCAGCGTCGCCTGGTCCAGCCCGCCTTCCACCGCCACCGGATGCCGCACTATGCGTCGGTGATGGTCCGACAGGCCAGCGAAGTGATGAACGCCTGGCGTCCCGGCCAAATCATCGACGTCCTCGACGAGATGGGCACCGTCAGCATTCGGAGCATCGCAGCTGCGGTATCCGCCGCGCTGCCGCCCGGGCGGGCGGACAGCCTGATCGCGGACTACTTCAGCCTCGAACAGGTCCTGTACCGGCGCATGCTCACCCCGCCGCCCTTTGACCGGCTGCCCACCCCCGGTAAGCGCCGTTACGACCGGGCCCGTGCCCGGCTCCAGCAGACCGTCCAGGAGATCATTGCTGTCCACCGGGAAGGAAAGCCGGACCGCGGTGACCTGATGTCGATGCTACTGCTGGCCCGCGTTGCCCCCTCCGATACGGACGACGGACGACGGCTGTCCGACCGGGAAGTCAGTGACCAGATCGTCTCGTTCTTCTTGGCCGGAGCGAAGACCGTCGCCGAGACCCTGTCCTGGTCCGCGCACCTTGTCGCCACGCATCCGGAAGTGCGGCAGCGGCTGCACGCCGAGGTGGACACCGTCATGTCCGCCAGCGTCCCACTCTATGGGGACCTGCACAGGCTCAAGACCACCGAGAACATCGTCAAGGAGACCCTGCGACTGTACCCGGCCGCCGCCCTGACCCGGACCACGACGACGGCCACCGAACTCGGGCGGTACCGCCTCCGTGCCGGGACCACCGTCGTCTACAGCCCCTATCTCCTCCACCGTCACCCCGGCCTTTTCCCCGATCCTGAACATTTCCGGCCCGAGCGCTGGCTCAGCATCCCCGCAGCTGACGCCCGCGCCGTCTATCTGCCCTTCGCTGCGGGCCCGCGCAAATGCATCGGGGACACCTTCGGGTTCATGGAGTGCACCCTGGTACTGGCAATGCTGGCGGCCCGGTGGCAGCTGGAGCCGGTGGGGGACTCGGACTCCTCCCCGGTGTTCGGCGCCACACTCCGGCCGCGGCGGCTGCGGATGCGGCTCATTGCCCGGACCGGAACGGAAGACGAGCCGCCTGCGAGCCCTGCCTGA
- a CDS encoding MFS transporter has translation MTVMNTALTSLQTGLRPTLTGLQWIANAYTLALAGGLLIEYFSW, from the coding sequence ATGACCGTCATGAATACGGCCCTGACGAGTCTGCAGACGGGCCTGCGCCCGACCCTGACGGGATTGCAGTGGATCGCTAATGCCTACACCCTGGCCCTGGCCGGGGGACTACTGATCGAGTACTTCTCGTGGTGA
- a CDS encoding polyprenyl synthetase family protein has translation MTLAASSPSLNADKVRDVVDRTLEDFLTAQEQASSLPELSLFTGVLREHLAAGGKHIRPLLCVTGWYATTEQPPLPAVYRAAASLELFHTFALIHDDIMDNSASRRGHPTAQRALAALHTDRYDAESLGINAAILLGDLALGWSYDLLRITDAGADPLIRAWPLLNTMRVETLVGQYLDLVTTRPPVTDPDLPWRAIRYKTAKYTVERPLQIGAVLAGARPGQLRALSAYALPLGEAFQLRDDLLGVFGTPEQTGKSVLDDLREGKHTVLVATALARATAEQEQVLRTHLGVRGLTPADAAAVRQVLKDTGARAAVEQMIAERHRRALDALDQAPLRPSAREVLRQQALSLTERAL, from the coding sequence ATGACGCTCGCCGCGTCCTCTCCGTCGCTGAACGCGGACAAGGTCCGTGACGTGGTCGACCGAACGCTCGAGGACTTCCTCACCGCGCAGGAGCAGGCATCGTCTCTGCCGGAGCTGAGCCTGTTCACGGGTGTACTTCGCGAACACCTGGCGGCGGGCGGCAAGCACATCCGCCCTCTGCTGTGTGTCACCGGTTGGTACGCCACCACCGAGCAGCCCCCGCTGCCGGCCGTCTACCGGGCTGCGGCATCTCTGGAGCTGTTCCACACCTTCGCCCTCATCCACGACGACATCATGGACAACTCCGCATCCCGGCGCGGGCACCCCACTGCCCAGCGAGCCCTGGCTGCCCTTCACACCGACCGGTACGACGCGGAAAGCCTCGGTATCAACGCCGCCATCCTGCTGGGTGACCTTGCCCTGGGCTGGTCCTACGATCTCCTGCGCATCACCGATGCCGGAGCGGACCCACTCATCCGGGCGTGGCCGTTGCTGAACACCATGCGGGTCGAGACGCTTGTCGGCCAGTACTTGGACCTCGTCACGACCCGCCCGCCGGTCACCGATCCGGATCTGCCCTGGCGGGCCATCCGCTACAAGACCGCCAAATACACGGTCGAACGTCCTTTGCAGATCGGCGCCGTACTCGCCGGAGCCCGCCCCGGTCAGCTGCGTGCCCTGTCCGCCTACGCCCTGCCGCTGGGAGAGGCATTCCAGCTGCGCGACGACCTGCTCGGCGTCTTCGGCACCCCGGAACAGACCGGGAAGTCCGTGCTGGACGACCTGCGTGAGGGCAAGCACACCGTCCTGGTCGCCACCGCCCTTGCCCGCGCGACCGCCGAGCAGGAGCAGGTACTGCGCACTCATCTCGGGGTCCGGGGGCTGACTCCCGCCGATGCCGCTGCTGTACGGCAGGTACTCAAGGACACGGGGGCCCGCGCAGCCGTCGAACAGATGATTGCCGAACGGCACCGTCGCGCCCTGGACGCCCTCGATCAGGCCCCCCTGCGGCCGTCCGCACGTGAAGTGCTGCGCCAGCAGGCGCTGAGTCTCACGGAGCGCGCCCTGTGA